Proteins found in one Gaiellales bacterium genomic segment:
- the rpmF gene encoding 50S ribosomal protein L32, translating into MAVPKRKTSKSRRDRRRANHGISAPSLSVCPQCHEPVRPHHVCRNCGHYRGREVEPLTQEAP; encoded by the coding sequence GTGGCCGTCCCCAAGCGAAAGACGTCGAAGTCCCGCCGCGACCGCCGGCGCGCCAACCATGGCATCTCGGCGCCGTCGCTGAGCGTGTGCCCGCAGTGCCACGAGCCGGTGCGGCCGCACCACGTGTGCCGCAACTGCGGCCACTACCGCGGCCGCGAGGTCGAGCCGCTCACGCAAGAAGCCCCCTGA
- a CDS encoding YceD family protein: protein MLDVAALGLAPGDVRRVDVPIEMDPLRFGGETYDVDVPETGRVELQATSGGLYLKLRFAATVTGPCYRCLEDARADVTVDATEYQERGADPDDEELATEYLADDELDVDRWARDALVLALPGKILCRPDCAGMCPRCGARLEPGVAHDCAPAETDPRWESLRQLLE, encoded by the coding sequence ATGCTTGATGTGGCAGCCCTGGGACTTGCGCCCGGCGACGTCCGCCGGGTCGACGTCCCAATCGAGATGGACCCGCTCCGCTTCGGCGGCGAGACGTACGACGTGGACGTCCCCGAAACCGGCAGAGTCGAGCTACAGGCCACGTCAGGCGGCCTGTACTTGAAGCTGCGCTTCGCCGCGACGGTGACCGGGCCGTGTTACCGCTGTCTCGAGGACGCCCGCGCCGACGTCACCGTCGACGCGACCGAGTACCAGGAGCGGGGGGCCGACCCCGACGACGAGGAGCTTGCGACCGAATATCTCGCCGACGACGAGCTCGACGTCGACCGCTGGGCGCGCGACGCCCTCGTCCTGGCGCTGCCGGGCAAGATCCTGTGCCGGCCCGATTGCGCGGGCATGTGCCCCCGTTGCGGCGCCCGGCTGGAGCCCGGCGTCGCCCACGACTGCGCCCCGGCCGAGACCGACCCGCGCTGGGAATCCCTCCGCCAACTGCTGGAATAG